AGCTCCTCGCGGAAGAAGGGACGCAGAACGTGACTCCTCAGGCCTTGGAGGGAGCGGCCGTGGCGCTGATTGTCGTCATGGGCCTGCTCTTCGGCAGTTTCTTGAATGTCGTGATCGCTCGTGTGCCCTACGATCAGAGCATCGTGCGGCCGCGCTCGCGCTGCCCCAAGTGTGGGCATCAACTTGCGTGGTACGAGAACATTCCAGTCCTATCGTGGCTGGCATTGCGAGCGCGCTGTGGCTCATGCGGCCAGCCCATCTCCTGGCGCTACCCGGCCATCGAGCTGCTCACCGCGGCGCTCTTCTTCGCCAGCCAGCGGCGCTTTGGTTGGACCCCGGAGCTGGTGTCCGCCCTGGTGATGGTGATGGTGCTGGTGCCGCTGGCCTTCATCGATCTGGAGCATTGGATCCTCCCGCATGAGCTGACCCTGCCGGGCATCGCCGCGGGCGTGGCGCTGTCGGTGCCCATCGGCATGGATCGGCTGATCGCCTCGGTCACTGGCGCGGTGGCCGGGTTCCTCGTGTTCTGGGCGCTGGAGTGGCTGGGGGAGAAGATCTTCAAGAAGGAGGCGTTGGGCGGAGGCGACAAGTTCCTGCTGGCGCTCATCGGCGCCTTCCTCGGCTGGAAGGTGCTGCTCGGCGTCATCTTCCTCTCCTCGTTGCAGGG
This is a stretch of genomic DNA from Archangium violaceum. It encodes these proteins:
- a CDS encoding prepilin peptidase yields the protein MALIVVMGLLFGSFLNVVIARVPYDQSIVRPRSRCPKCGHQLAWYENIPVLSWLALRARCGSCGQPISWRYPAIELLTAALFFASQRRFGWTPELVSALVMVMVLVPLAFIDLEHWILPHELTLPGIAAGVALSVPIGMDRLIASVTGAVAGFLVFWALEWLGEKIFKKEALGGGDKFLLALIGAFLGWKVLLGVIFLSSLQGAVVGSLLLLIRGRAGPAPEAESETETPVAGTPAPPPAGAAPQPEVSTAASPVTAPDVREPSADAASADTASADAASASPAREETGSEANADEDGEEDDWVPGPTNIPFGPWLALAALEVMLLGPWLREVLPMPIDILLTGVP